A single Pseudoalteromonas rubra DNA region contains:
- the deoD gene encoding purine-nucleoside phosphorylase, producing the protein MSTPHINANPGDFAETVLMPGDPLRAKYIAENFLQDARQVTDVRNMFGFTGTYNGKPVSIMGSGMGIPSMSIYARELIVSFGVKNLIRIGTCGGINQDTKIRDVIFAQGASTDSNVNRARVRGFDFAAIADFGLLENGVNAARRLGIEAKVGNVYTTDTFYQADSSFYPELDKLGVLAVDMETAGLYGVAAEYGAKAMALFTVSDHVITGEATPPEERQSTFNEMVKIALESI; encoded by the coding sequence ATGAGTACTCCGCATATTAATGCTAACCCAGGTGATTTTGCAGAAACGGTGCTAATGCCAGGGGACCCACTGCGTGCCAAGTACATTGCTGAAAACTTTTTGCAAGACGCACGTCAGGTAACGGACGTACGCAACATGTTCGGTTTTACTGGCACTTATAACGGTAAACCAGTAAGTATTATGGGCTCTGGTATGGGTATTCCATCCATGTCTATCTACGCTCGTGAGCTGATTGTCAGCTTTGGTGTTAAAAACTTAATTCGCATTGGTACCTGTGGGGGTATCAACCAGGATACTAAAATCCGTGACGTGATCTTTGCACAAGGTGCAAGTACAGACTCAAATGTAAATCGCGCTCGCGTACGAGGCTTTGATTTTGCTGCCATTGCTGACTTTGGTCTGCTTGAGAATGGTGTTAACGCTGCTCGCCGTCTGGGTATTGAAGCAAAAGTAGGTAACGTATACACCACAGACACTTTCTATCAGGCTGACAGCAGCTTTTACCCTGAACTGGATAAGTTAGGTGTACTGGCTGTTGATATGGAAACAGCTGGCCTGTACGGTGTTGCTGCCGAGTATGGTGCAAAAGCAATGGCGCTATTTACGGTGAGCGATCACGTAATCACTGGCGAAGCAACACCACCAGAAGAGCGTCAAAGCACGTTCAATGAAATGGTTAAAATTGCCCTTGAGTCAATTTAA
- a CDS encoding ferredoxin--NADP reductase, translated as MANWVNGKVVEKLWWTPSLFSIKVAADIDPFTAGQFTKLALPVEDKKVSRAYSFVNAPQDPLLEFFLIEVPDGQLSAPLAALDIDDDILVAGKPSGFFTLDEVPDASVLWMLSTGTAIGPFLSMLSDGKLWKRFDRVVLVNGVRHAQDLCYQDMLLDTEKIFKQFKYVPLVSREKTAHTLSGRVTNLLESAELCRHCGFEQLPADSQFMLCGNPQMVKDTTTLLQTMGFARNRRAQPGHITVEQYW; from the coding sequence ATGGCGAACTGGGTGAATGGCAAAGTGGTTGAAAAGCTGTGGTGGACGCCCAGCTTGTTTAGTATCAAAGTTGCGGCTGACATAGACCCTTTCACAGCTGGTCAGTTTACTAAACTGGCATTACCCGTTGAAGACAAAAAAGTATCGCGCGCATACTCTTTTGTGAACGCGCCTCAGGACCCGTTACTTGAGTTCTTTTTAATTGAAGTGCCAGATGGACAATTGTCAGCTCCGTTGGCAGCGCTGGACATAGACGATGATATTTTAGTGGCAGGCAAGCCTAGTGGGTTTTTCACGTTGGATGAAGTACCAGATGCCAGTGTACTGTGGATGCTGAGTACAGGTACGGCGATAGGCCCTTTTTTGTCTATGCTGAGCGATGGAAAGCTGTGGAAGCGCTTTGATCGGGTTGTACTGGTCAACGGCGTGCGTCATGCACAGGATTTGTGCTATCAGGACATGCTACTGGATACCGAAAAAATCTTTAAGCAGTTCAAATATGTGCCCTTAGTTAGTCGGGAGAAGACGGCGCATACGCTGTCCGGAAGAGTGACAAACCTGCTCGAGAGCGCAGAGCTGTGCCGCCATTGTGGTTTTGAGCAGCTGCCAGCAGACAGCCAATTTATGTTGTGTGGTAACCCGCAAATGGTGAAAGACACGACGACATTATTACAGACGATGGGCTTTGCTCGTAACCGGCGGGCACAACCTGGGCATATTACGGTAGAGCAATATTGGTGA
- a CDS encoding phosphopentomutase: MARAIILMADSLGIGAAPDAEKFGDAGANTLAHLLAAYKQEKGEALSLPNLSKLGLIAACEAAGKETCEVAQRIEPQAAWGYAKELSSGKDTPSGHWEMAGVPVLFEWGYFPNTQPCFPQEFIDELCKRADIPGILGNCYASGTTILEQLGEEHVKTGMPICYTSVDSVFQIAAHEQSFGLDKLYQVCEIARALLDEMNIGRVIARPFIGTSSADFIRTGNRRDYSVLPPSPTVLDKLANDGGEVISIGKIADIYAHQGITQKHKAPGLMNLLEKTSDVMQSAPDHSLIFTNLVDFDEKFGHRRNAVGYAEALAQFDAYLPNIINQLKDDDLLLITADHGCDPTAPGTDHTREYVPVLAYRNGMNNTPLGERNSFADMGQTLAQWFNLSACDYGDGFAAQLAKA; this comes from the coding sequence ATGGCAAGAGCAATCATATTAATGGCAGACAGCTTAGGGATTGGGGCTGCACCCGATGCCGAGAAGTTTGGAGATGCTGGTGCTAATACCTTAGCTCATCTATTAGCAGCATATAAGCAAGAAAAAGGTGAAGCCTTATCTTTGCCTAATTTAAGTAAGCTTGGACTTATTGCAGCATGTGAAGCCGCAGGCAAAGAAACCTGTGAAGTTGCACAGCGTATTGAACCGCAAGCTGCATGGGGTTATGCAAAAGAATTATCCAGCGGTAAAGATACGCCGTCTGGGCACTGGGAAATGGCAGGCGTACCTGTGTTGTTTGAGTGGGGTTATTTCCCCAATACACAGCCTTGTTTCCCACAAGAATTTATTGATGAGTTGTGCAAGCGCGCAGATATTCCCGGAATTTTGGGTAACTGCTATGCATCAGGCACAACCATTTTAGAGCAACTGGGTGAAGAGCACGTCAAAACTGGCATGCCAATTTGCTACACCTCAGTTGACAGTGTGTTTCAAATAGCCGCACATGAGCAATCATTTGGCCTTGACAAGCTTTATCAAGTATGTGAAATCGCACGGGCACTACTTGATGAAATGAATATAGGACGAGTGATTGCGCGGCCATTTATAGGCACTTCTAGTGCCGACTTTATTCGTACTGGTAATCGACGTGATTACTCCGTGTTACCGCCCTCACCGACAGTATTAGACAAACTGGCGAACGACGGTGGTGAAGTGATCAGTATTGGTAAAATCGCTGATATCTATGCGCATCAAGGTATTACACAAAAGCATAAAGCGCCTGGCCTGATGAATTTGCTGGAAAAAACCAGTGACGTTATGCAAAGCGCTCCGGATCATAGTTTGATTTTCACTAACCTGGTGGATTTCGATGAAAAATTCGGTCATCGCCGCAATGCGGTGGGCTATGCTGAGGCGCTGGCGCAGTTTGATGCTTATTTACCGAACATCATTAACCAATTAAAAGACGATGATCTGCTGTTAATTACAGCGGACCACGGCTGTGATCCGACCGCACCGGGCACAGACCACACCCGCGAATACGTGCCAGTATTGGCGTATCGTAATGGAATGAACAATACTCCGTTAGGTGAAAGAAACAGCTTCGCAGATATGGGTCAGACGCTGGCTCAGTGGTTTAACTTATCTGCTTGTGATTATGGTGACGGCTTTGCAGCCCAACTCGCTAAGGCTTGA
- a CDS encoding tetratricopeptide repeat protein — protein sequence MIVFPTMLLSWGMALSTTASCNVPIELLKSQAFNQPQQAVQTYLSNQERFQRATCAEAALAYRYLLMAATRVQDWKLVEEVAQILQSGRLSSHVTGKELNVINNIGVAYRKVGQPEDALTHYRCALTYANSHDQRALIKINIAIVHRNADQPAIGFRLLQGIEEKYLPSIILAGLHVAKGNTALQLKRYDEAQRAYQQAREHYLAVGDKRNAQAVVANMLVVALAKNDTQAYDQLRALSILEVDMLTEQGGRFIQWLDTFRSYSSANNLNQSQRQQLQDIETIAADYIEFVMLLSARFSLNQAVARPVRNSAEQPQLSSALAKRWCKGM from the coding sequence ATGATAGTTTTTCCGACTATGTTGTTATCCTGGGGAATGGCCCTGTCAACAACAGCATCCTGTAATGTGCCGATAGAGTTGCTGAAATCACAAGCATTTAACCAGCCTCAACAAGCTGTGCAAACGTATTTAAGCAATCAGGAGCGTTTTCAGCGCGCAACCTGCGCCGAGGCGGCACTGGCATATCGCTATTTGTTGATGGCTGCAACTAGGGTACAGGACTGGAAACTCGTCGAAGAGGTCGCTCAAATACTTCAGTCGGGAAGATTATCTTCTCACGTTACGGGTAAAGAGCTTAATGTTATAAATAACATAGGCGTTGCCTATCGTAAGGTTGGGCAACCTGAAGACGCACTGACGCACTATCGTTGTGCGTTAACATACGCCAACAGCCACGATCAACGAGCGCTTATTAAAATCAATATTGCGATAGTACATCGCAATGCCGACCAGCCAGCGATTGGATTTCGTCTACTTCAGGGAATTGAGGAAAAGTACCTACCGAGCATTATCCTAGCCGGATTGCATGTCGCTAAAGGCAATACGGCTTTGCAGCTCAAACGCTATGATGAGGCGCAGCGCGCGTATCAGCAAGCGCGTGAACACTATCTGGCTGTGGGAGATAAACGCAATGCACAGGCTGTGGTGGCAAACATGTTGGTCGTTGCGCTGGCCAAAAATGATACGCAAGCATATGATCAGCTGCGCGCCTTGAGCATTCTGGAGGTCGACATGCTGACAGAGCAAGGAGGGAGGTTTATTCAATGGCTCGACACCTTCCGGTCATATAGTTCTGCTAATAATCTGAATCAGTCACAACGACAGCAACTGCAGGATATAGAGACAATTGCGGCGGACTATATCGAGTTTGTTATGCTGTTGTCGGCGCGTTTTAGTCTAAATCAGGCTGTGGCAAGACCTGTTCGAAATAGCGCTGAGCAACCTCAGCTTTCGAGTGCACTGGCCAAACGCTGGTGTAAAGGGATGTAG
- a CDS encoding sensor histidine kinase — protein MLTTALVTWCAVAVPSLLALSQASFWAWLPHLTLLPLILLVTNESRHSYGYTVRYWLLAIMALLIHSTGFLLPSSVYLIYSVMLIAILTFYLSPAQSYSYILFASIAYLLIQKLYWQHPWPWVEAMLFASFHLFSYVVSHRMQQERTAKEQAQLANSQLLATQSLLGQSVSRQERLLLARELHDDVGHQLTSLIVNLDVARRTAQEPLKSQLQQSYTLARETLDKIRMLVSDKRTEQSLDLEAVLTELIHHVPRVHISLQFNAHPVLQSLSHAHCILRVCQESITNTLKHSNATQVNIEFGPSASAEFRMQIGDNGTAAPLIKPGNGLLGLQERVDELGGQFDWQSSPKGFIVRVQFKETHHNE, from the coding sequence ATGCTTACAACCGCACTCGTGACCTGGTGCGCGGTTGCTGTACCAAGTCTGCTTGCCTTATCACAGGCCTCATTCTGGGCCTGGTTGCCACATCTGACCTTGCTACCCTTAATTTTGCTGGTCACCAATGAGTCCCGGCACAGCTATGGTTATACGGTCAGATACTGGCTACTGGCGATAATGGCTTTACTGATCCACAGCACGGGTTTTTTACTGCCGTCATCGGTATACCTAATTTACAGCGTAATGCTCATCGCCATTTTGACCTTTTATTTATCACCGGCTCAGTCATACAGCTACATACTATTCGCTAGCATTGCCTACCTGCTGATCCAAAAACTCTACTGGCAACACCCATGGCCTTGGGTAGAAGCGATGTTATTTGCCTCATTTCATTTATTTTCCTACGTGGTAAGCCATCGCATGCAGCAAGAGCGAACGGCCAAAGAGCAAGCACAACTGGCAAACAGTCAATTGCTGGCCACGCAATCGCTACTCGGACAGTCCGTATCAAGACAAGAACGATTATTACTGGCAAGAGAACTACATGATGATGTGGGTCATCAGTTAACCAGTTTGATCGTTAACCTTGATGTTGCCAGAAGAACCGCACAGGAACCTCTAAAGTCTCAGCTACAACAAAGCTATACACTTGCCCGTGAAACACTGGATAAGATCCGCATGCTCGTCAGTGATAAGCGCACCGAGCAGTCACTTGACCTCGAAGCGGTGCTCACTGAGCTGATCCATCACGTACCCCGGGTCCATATTTCATTGCAGTTTAACGCTCATCCCGTATTACAAAGCTTAAGCCATGCCCATTGTATCCTGCGAGTTTGCCAGGAAAGTATCACCAATACCCTTAAGCATAGTAACGCCACGCAGGTCAATATTGAATTTGGCCCGTCAGCCAGCGCAGAGTTTAGGATGCAAATAGGTGATAACGGTACAGCTGCGCCACTCATTAAGCCTGGCAATGGACTACTGGGTCTACAAGAACGGGTTGATGAGCTTGGGGGTCAGTTTGATTGGCAAAGTTCACCAAAAGGCTTTATCGTGCGAGTTCAGTTTAAGGAAACACACCATAATGAATAG
- a CDS encoding NupC/NupG family nucleoside CNT transporter gives MTTIMSLVGMLMLLAIAYAASTKRSAINYRTVGIAFIMQILIGGFVLFVEAGKNALAAMSRAVSSVIGYANDGISFLFGPLAGADNIGFIFAIQVLPVIVFFSALVGVLYHIGIMEWIIKILGGGLQKLLKTSRPESLSATANIFVGQTEAPLIVKPFIPKMTQSELFAVMVGGLATVAGSVMAGYVAIGVELKYLIAASFMAAPGGFLMAKMIVPETEKPKENLAEVDSGDDKPVNVIDAAAAGASSGMHLALNVGAMLLAFVALIALLNGLLGGIGGMFDHPTLTLQEILGYVFAPVAWMLGVPWAEATQAGSFIGQKLVVNEFVAYLDFMNYRDTLSEHTQAIVTFALCGFANLSSIAILLGGLGGMAPSRRKDIARLGLRAVLAGSMANLMSAAIAGFFLSLA, from the coding sequence ATGACAACAATAATGAGCTTAGTCGGCATGTTAATGCTACTAGCCATCGCCTACGCAGCTTCCACCAAGCGTAGTGCCATTAATTATCGAACCGTGGGTATCGCATTTATCATGCAAATACTCATTGGTGGCTTCGTACTTTTCGTAGAAGCCGGTAAAAACGCGCTGGCGGCTATGTCGAGAGCGGTTTCATCCGTGATCGGCTATGCCAATGACGGGATCAGCTTCCTGTTTGGTCCTTTGGCCGGTGCGGACAACATAGGGTTTATTTTTGCGATCCAGGTACTTCCTGTGATCGTATTCTTCTCAGCCCTGGTCGGTGTGTTATATCACATCGGTATTATGGAGTGGATCATCAAAATCTTAGGGGGTGGTCTACAGAAGCTGCTCAAAACGTCCAGACCAGAGTCTTTGTCAGCAACGGCAAATATCTTCGTAGGACAAACTGAAGCACCTTTAATCGTAAAGCCTTTTATCCCTAAGATGACCCAGTCAGAACTGTTTGCCGTAATGGTAGGTGGTTTGGCGACAGTAGCAGGCTCTGTCATGGCAGGCTACGTTGCTATTGGGGTTGAATTAAAGTACCTGATTGCAGCCAGCTTTATGGCAGCACCAGGCGGTTTCCTGATGGCCAAGATGATTGTGCCGGAAACCGAAAAGCCAAAAGAAAACCTCGCAGAGGTTGATAGCGGCGACGACAAGCCGGTTAATGTAATAGACGCAGCAGCAGCTGGCGCGTCAAGCGGTATGCATCTGGCACTGAACGTTGGTGCAATGTTACTGGCTTTTGTGGCACTGATTGCACTATTAAACGGGTTACTTGGTGGTATTGGTGGGATGTTTGACCATCCAACACTGACGCTACAAGAGATTTTAGGCTATGTATTTGCTCCGGTTGCCTGGATGTTAGGCGTACCTTGGGCAGAAGCCACTCAGGCAGGCAGCTTTATCGGCCAGAAACTGGTTGTGAACGAGTTTGTTGCTTACCTGGACTTTATGAATTATCGCGACACGTTAAGTGAACACACACAAGCGATTGTCACATTCGCGTTATGTGGATTTGCTAACTTGTCATCGATAGCCATCTTACTAGGCGGATTAGGCGGTATGGCGCCGAGTCGAAGAAAGGATATCGCACGCTTAGGGCTCAGGGCGGTTTTAGCAGGGTCTATGGCTAACCTAATGAGCGCAGCAATTGCAGGGTTTTTCCTCTCGCTAGCTTAG
- a CDS encoding tetratricopeptide repeat protein, which translates to MLKNILIFVTLLYCGALAANSAQPAPVLTEQQQQQVLQRLQEPMYRPLMERYILDELKSLRQDQQKLREDVTLQLTHKQLDAADRALTYTTDTINNVLFIITATASLLVLVGWNSLRDIKNKVEETVNDRVGNITEEYEQRLRTLEEKLKERSEEILNNQRKITITNEIHSLWMRANLESDMHGKIEMYDEILKRHPDDVEAMVYKADALLELEQTGPAINLCNQALEIDSDYGYAYWQRACAYALLDQYADAIADIKMALAYSPNLKNELNNEPSFQVLETNPSFKELVEHW; encoded by the coding sequence ATGCTAAAAAATATCCTTATTTTCGTCACTTTGCTCTATTGCGGCGCACTCGCAGCAAATAGCGCTCAGCCTGCTCCCGTCTTAACCGAGCAACAGCAGCAACAAGTATTACAAAGGCTGCAAGAGCCAATGTATCGCCCATTAATGGAGCGCTATATTTTAGACGAGCTAAAATCCTTACGGCAGGATCAACAAAAGCTGCGTGAGGATGTCACTTTACAGCTCACCCACAAACAGCTTGATGCTGCCGATCGCGCACTGACCTATACCACGGATACCATCAACAATGTGCTGTTCATCATCACAGCCACTGCCTCACTGCTCGTGTTGGTTGGCTGGAATTCATTACGGGATATCAAAAATAAAGTTGAAGAAACGGTCAATGACAGAGTCGGAAACATCACCGAAGAATATGAACAAAGGCTCAGAACGCTTGAAGAAAAACTCAAAGAGCGCTCAGAAGAAATTCTCAACAACCAACGAAAAATCACGATTACAAACGAAATTCACTCGTTATGGATGCGGGCAAATCTTGAAAGTGACATGCATGGCAAAATCGAGATGTACGACGAAATCCTGAAACGTCACCCCGATGATGTTGAAGCAATGGTTTACAAAGCCGATGCACTGCTTGAATTGGAACAAACAGGGCCCGCTATTAACCTTTGTAATCAGGCACTTGAAATTGATAGTGACTACGGCTATGCCTATTGGCAACGCGCCTGTGCCTATGCACTGCTGGATCAATATGCTGATGCGATTGCCGACATAAAAATGGCCCTGGCTTACTCGCCAAACCTAAAGAATGAGCTCAATAACGAGCCCTCATTTCAAGTTTTGGAGACAAACCCGAGCTTTAAGGAATTGGTTGAGCACTGGTAG
- a CDS encoding substrate-binding periplasmic protein, with amino-acid sequence MRYCTIFKLLFCSVVAVAIFACRLVAAHPHLQPRPVIVPESEPTIQLQVVTEEWVPYNFTNAQGQVDGRATQKVREVLDAAGISYEILVFPWTRAMKIAQTQPNTMIYSIFRTPDREARFEWACPLLRPVKEHLFRLATRNDIQVESLDDAKRYIIALVRGSVTHEYLRARGFKGGVNLDLSADPSSLVKKLLAGRVDFLMTTEFTIYEALRLIEEPYEVVTSALEVRDRSGERACLAFNPDTDSQIIDKVRRALADHNRSYIGP; translated from the coding sequence ATGAGGTATTGCACGATCTTTAAGTTATTGTTTTGCTCCGTAGTGGCTGTTGCTATCTTTGCCTGCCGTCTGGTAGCTGCTCATCCACATCTGCAGCCGCGCCCCGTCATAGTGCCAGAATCAGAACCGACTATTCAACTTCAAGTTGTCACGGAAGAGTGGGTGCCTTACAACTTTACCAACGCGCAGGGGCAGGTAGATGGACGTGCCACTCAAAAGGTGCGGGAAGTGCTTGACGCTGCCGGGATCAGCTATGAAATTTTGGTGTTTCCCTGGACCAGAGCCATGAAAATTGCCCAAACTCAACCTAACACTATGATCTACTCTATTTTTCGCACGCCAGACCGTGAGGCCCGGTTTGAGTGGGCTTGTCCTCTGTTAAGGCCAGTCAAAGAACACCTGTTTCGCCTCGCTACACGAAATGACATACAAGTTGAGTCTTTGGATGATGCTAAACGCTATATTATTGCTTTGGTCAGAGGCAGTGTGACCCACGAATATCTGCGTGCGAGGGGGTTTAAGGGCGGAGTTAACCTGGATCTGTCTGCTGATCCCAGTTCGCTGGTCAAAAAACTACTAGCGGGTCGGGTAGATTTTCTTATGACTACGGAATTCACCATCTATGAGGCCCTGCGTTTGATTGAAGAGCCTTATGAGGTGGTGACTTCTGCACTGGAGGTGCGAGATCGTTCCGGCGAGAGAGCTTGTCTGGCATTTAATCCGGATACAGACAGTCAAATTATAGATAAGGTCCGCCGTGCCTTGGCTGATCATAACCGCAGTTATATTGGCCCATAA
- a CDS encoding glycoside hydrolase family 25 protein: MLSSKTLEHDSPMVFVLFMAIACLFFFFRPEFMPPVQQSSASNEVLFPKNLKSYLSDPNAKAVLGIDVSHYQGTVDWQKVSQAGVQFVYIKATDGMTYRDPQFYAHFRGAKSAGLQVGAYHFFESDDDPTKQVDNFMATLQGLELTLMPMLDVEITSNRTPQQISNGVAQFMEAVKQRTGCETILYSYGDFWQENLSAQFANQPFWLADYADSPDVPQQAHAWWLWQYSDSAQVAGVRTSVDMDVVIAGEPGLNALKCTSMGAKS; this comes from the coding sequence ATGCTCTCCAGCAAAACACTCGAACACGATTCCCCTATGGTCTTTGTGCTGTTTATGGCCATCGCCTGTTTGTTTTTTTTCTTTCGACCCGAATTCATGCCGCCTGTACAGCAGAGTAGTGCGTCGAATGAGGTACTTTTTCCGAAAAACCTTAAGTCGTATCTCAGTGATCCTAATGCCAAGGCTGTATTGGGGATTGATGTGTCACACTATCAGGGCACTGTTGATTGGCAGAAAGTTTCGCAAGCAGGTGTGCAGTTCGTTTATATCAAGGCCACCGATGGCATGACCTATCGAGACCCACAATTCTATGCTCATTTTAGAGGGGCAAAGTCAGCGGGCTTGCAAGTGGGGGCATATCACTTCTTTGAATCGGACGATGACCCCACTAAGCAGGTCGATAACTTTATGGCAACCCTACAGGGGCTGGAATTGACACTGATGCCCATGCTGGATGTGGAGATCACCAGTAATCGTACACCGCAACAGATCAGCAATGGGGTTGCGCAGTTTATGGAAGCCGTGAAGCAGCGAACAGGGTGTGAAACCATTTTGTATAGTTATGGCGATTTTTGGCAAGAGAACTTATCGGCCCAGTTCGCTAACCAACCTTTTTGGCTGGCTGATTATGCTGACAGCCCCGATGTCCCTCAGCAGGCACATGCCTGGTGGTTATGGCAATATTCAGATTCTGCCCAAGTTGCAGGTGTGCGCACTTCGGTTGATATGGATGTGGTGATAGCGGGAGAGCCGGGGCTAAATGCTTTGAAGTGCACAAGTATGGGAGCAAAATCATGA
- the udk gene encoding uridine kinase, translated as MTRTIIAIAGASASGKSLFSQTIYNELVNELESGAIAVIEEDAYYKDQSHLPFEHRTQTNYDHPDAFEHALMKEHLTQLRQGKSVQVPTYDYAQHTRSSETRTVNPAKILVVEGILLLSDPALIEEFDIKVFIDTPLDICLLRRMQRDIETRGRSISSVVEQYQATVRPMFYQFIEPSKHNADLVVTRGGMNRVAIDIIKSKIKYLLQE; from the coding sequence GTGACACGAACAATTATAGCCATCGCCGGCGCATCTGCGTCCGGTAAGTCTCTTTTTAGTCAAACTATTTATAACGAACTAGTAAACGAACTTGAGTCGGGTGCCATCGCCGTTATAGAAGAAGACGCCTATTATAAAGATCAATCGCATTTGCCGTTTGAACACAGAACTCAAACGAACTATGACCATCCGGATGCGTTTGAACATGCGTTAATGAAAGAGCACCTGACGCAACTGCGTCAAGGTAAGTCTGTACAAGTACCGACTTACGACTATGCTCAACATACACGCAGTAGTGAGACACGCACGGTAAACCCGGCAAAGATTTTAGTCGTTGAAGGGATCTTACTGTTAAGCGATCCAGCATTAATCGAAGAATTTGATATCAAGGTGTTTATTGATACACCGCTTGATATCTGTCTGCTGCGAAGAATGCAACGAGACATAGAAACTCGCGGTAGAAGTATCTCTTCGGTGGTTGAGCAATATCAGGCAACGGTAAGACCTATGTTTTACCAGTTTATTGAGCCTTCAAAGCACAATGCCGACTTGGTCGTTACCCGTGGCGGTATGAATCGCGTTGCGATTGATATTATTAAAAGTAAAATAAAATATTTACTGCAAGAATAA
- a CDS encoding DUF2999 family protein gives MNPIIALLKEHNISDEKINEVFQALTENPLMAMAVVQQLNIPAEKLQQLMALVMQNPGLIKEAVQELGLDYDKVEQAKAQLKQ, from the coding sequence ATGAATCCCATTATTGCTTTACTCAAAGAGCACAACATCAGTGATGAAAAAATAAATGAGGTATTTCAGGCGCTGACTGAAAATCCGCTGATGGCTATGGCCGTTGTTCAGCAGCTTAATATTCCAGCTGAAAAACTACAGCAGCTGATGGCTTTAGTGATGCAGAACCCGGGACTGATTAAAGAAGCGGTTCAGGAGTTGGGTCTTGACTACGATAAAGTCGAGCAGGCAAAAGCGCAGCTTAAACAGTAA
- a CDS encoding response regulator, producing the protein MNRIKVHLVDDQALVRQGMQALLALCENIECNSSSANGLEFMNQYNAGLIDADVILLDMRMPELDGVGVLEQLNAISESPKVLILTTFDDTTKLQQALQLGANGCMLKDVELEELEAAIKAVYEGKLVIQRALSNVFKQAESALDELTDREKQILVLIARGLSNKEIASQLFKAEGTIRNHVSNLLSKLQVRDRTQATLKAVELGLVNQNS; encoded by the coding sequence ATGAATAGAATAAAGGTTCACTTGGTCGATGATCAAGCTTTAGTCAGACAGGGCATGCAGGCACTACTCGCACTCTGTGAAAACATTGAATGTAACAGCAGCTCAGCAAACGGGCTGGAATTTATGAATCAGTACAACGCAGGCCTGATTGATGCAGACGTTATCTTGCTAGACATGCGTATGCCTGAACTCGATGGGGTTGGCGTGCTGGAGCAGCTTAATGCCATCAGTGAATCACCCAAAGTATTAATTTTGACCACCTTCGATGATACTACAAAGCTGCAACAGGCCCTGCAACTGGGTGCCAATGGTTGCATGCTTAAAGACGTCGAGTTAGAAGAACTAGAAGCAGCGATTAAAGCAGTATACGAGGGAAAACTGGTTATTCAACGTGCTTTAAGTAACGTATTTAAACAGGCTGAATCAGCATTGGATGAGCTCACAGACAGAGAAAAACAAATACTTGTCCTCATCGCGCGTGGGCTATCAAACAAAGAAATTGCAAGCCAGCTGTTTAAAGCGGAGGGGACTATTCGCAATCATGTTTCAAATTTACTGAGTAAGCTTCAGGTCAGAGACCGCACGCAAGCGACATTAAAAGCAGTAGAATTGGGTCTGGTAAACCAAAACAGCTAG
- a CDS encoding nuclear transport factor 2 family protein, whose translation MKYLFVLIGLVYSIIGSANPALDEQASDYQLTKTEQELAAEAVVDKLILAYNAQNIRKFIELYAEDVEFYMYPQTLMFTGKEKLIERYGLMFKKMHCLKATSIKRITHGSIVIDHETSEICSKEAGVVDKRSEFVTSYQIENGKIKKVVFFR comes from the coding sequence ATGAAATACCTATTTGTACTGATTGGATTGGTTTACTCAATTATTGGGTCGGCAAACCCTGCGCTTGATGAACAGGCCAGCGATTATCAGTTAACAAAGACAGAGCAGGAACTGGCGGCAGAAGCTGTGGTCGACAAGCTTATTCTGGCGTATAACGCGCAAAACATACGCAAGTTTATTGAGTTATATGCCGAAGATGTTGAGTTTTACATGTATCCGCAAACCTTGATGTTTACGGGAAAAGAAAAACTGATCGAGCGTTATGGGCTAATGTTTAAGAAAATGCACTGCCTTAAAGCTACCTCAATTAAGCGCATTACGCATGGCTCCATCGTGATTGATCATGAAACTTCGGAGATTTGCAGTAAGGAGGCGGGTGTTGTGGACAAACGCTCGGAATTTGTGACCAGCTATCAAATTGAAAACGGCAAAATTAAAAAGGTCGTGTTTTTTCGTTAA